The genomic segment TGAAAACTATCCTGGTAGTTAGAAGTAGCTGAACTGAAAAATACTTGATTAAGAATAGAAGGAACCACTGAGGTGCATAATGTGGTCTAAAAACTACATTGAGACAAATTCGGAGCTttaatttaaaactatttttatcaAAATACTTATAAATACTAAAAGACAGGACAACTCAAAAGCTTCAATTTCCATcagattatttatattttaaggaAGGAAATGAAGACAGAAAGAACTGTTcatattaattttacaatgtttgAAGAGCTGTGCTAAGAAGAGGTAGTTACTCTAGTTTTAGTTAATACTGTTGTACCCAATTGTTGTCCAATTGTAGTGTAATATTGTAACAATAGCAATCCCTACACCATAAAAAGAGAAGTTCAGTGTATTTCAGCATACTTTGTGTTCAAAATTAACAATTTGCATGTGAAAAGAAACAACTAGAGTTCGTGAACTTCGTGTTAAgtataaaaaacattttgaactttctattgtttcatgtctgagtaTTATTCTCACCACCCCCGCTTccctttttatttctattttggtgaTGAAACATATAGATCTGAGGAGGGGGGTGTTAACATACTGGATCTAGCAAAGCCTAGACACATAATTACAAATCTATTAATTTAGTTTGAGATGTTTTCACATTTTGTTCAAATAGAAATTCAAAATGCTGAAATACAGACATAGTTCCATTCTTAATTTTGGCTGTCACATCAGACAGCATAATCAGTCAAAAATTAAAGTAGAAAGTAGAAGAaacatccataaatcaaaatgcAGCTAAGTATTTTCAGATTGGCATGTACTTCCTTGGGTCAAGTAGATAAGAAAATACTCATTTTTAGAGTAAAAGATGGAATTTTACTCATATTAAGCTAAATCTAATTTCTAATATTAACAACCTTTAGtgaatccattgattcaatgggactTAAGTGATAACACACCAAGATCCAGTGGTCTACTATAGTTGGGACCAATAGTTGCACttatttcattaaaaatattaactTTGTTATGGGATTACTACCAAGATCCAGTGGTCTACTATAGTTAGGACCAACAGTTGCActtatttcattaaaatattatttattaacttTGTTATGGGATTAATGGAGGGTATATTTTCTATCCCACTTTCACATCAATGATTCTGTTATACTGCATAGAATTGTGCTACATTTATATGATACTTAAGAGAGAAGCTTGCCAAGTGCTTTATTTGTAGATGGTGATCCTGTGTTTTGAAAGAAGCTGCAGTGGTTTATCCAATATTCTAACATGGTGTCTTTGTATCCACCTACCTCTATTTCTAAGTAGCCCCTTTATTTTTAAGAACAGTATATGATTGCATGGTCAAAATCAAAAAGTGGGTTGCTTGTACTGCCCCTTCATCTGGAGGCAAGGGAAGAACAACTTGCCCAAGATTTGTGAggcacaagggtttttttttctgatgtTTAAAATCCCTTGACAAAAGGAAGGACAACAGTTTCATTTGTCATTCTTGGTATTGTATGTAGGCAGGACTCAGGTAAAACCTGTTCAGAATGCTCTTCTATAATACTTGTTTATGTTTCTCTATATATATCCATTTGCAAACCTCCGCATATATGAAAAATGGAATGTGACTTTCCTTCCGGAACAGAAGTAACCTTAAGCAAGTATATCTTTATACTAAATGGCTATGATTTAAAACATTCTTATTTTTCAAAGCATTTTGAGAGGATTTCATACAATGTCATATGGTGTATTTAAAAATCCGAACTTAAACAAATCAAATGTGCTAGCTGGAAAAATACTGGGTATAATTATATCTCTTTAATTTAATACAATCCATAAATTGCAGAATAATAATAGCTAATTCCAAGGGGGGGAGAGAATATATATATCGCAAAGAGTACATTTAGTAGGAttttatgtcttttaaaatatttttattactatgaCCTTCTAGTCAATAAAAGTTATTTGAATTGCCTTTTCTTGTAAACTCTTTTAAATCCCCATGGTATATTAAAAGCTGCATAGTCTCCTGCAAATGGACTTCTTTTAATTAAAACAAGAATCTCAGAGATGTCCTTAATTACAACACAGTTTTATAAAGAAAAATACAACAGAGGCTAAAAATACTTTGTACAACAGAGGCTAAAAATACTTTGTACAACAGCAAGTTaaaaccgtgtgtgtgtgtgtgtgtgtgtgtgtgtgtgtgtgtgtgtgtgtaagaataACTGAGCTTAGAATAATAGCACTTTTATATCAGATTAATTGTCTTTTTATAAATTATTTGTTATTGGCAAAGCAAATGCAAATCTACAAGCAGAACGTGAAGAAACAGTCCTGGCTTATTCCCCCACTATTGTTGACAGACTTGGTGAATAGCTTCTATAAATGTGCCTAATCTCATTTGAAAGGTGACTCAGTTGATGTCCATCGCCACATTAAATAGTTTACTTACAAACTAGCAAGAGTGGTCTGATTCAGATGTTTACAGACTGATTGTTCTGGAGCAAAGATTGGCTTTTCTATTAAGAAGATACAAAAAGTCAAATGGCCTACTAGTTAATCTTTGTGGACTGTAAAGTTGTTTATTTCTAATCTCTTGTTTCTGTTAAGGAAACTCTCTACATTGTTAACTCTCTTGCAAAATTGTGAAAGAATTTATAGTGGCTGCCAAACCAACATGGGTTGCCAATATAGTTCTGCATGTAACAACTAACATTCTGAAACCACATGCAGGTAACTGTGGtaccaataggtaaaggtaaaggttttcccctgacgttaagtccagtcatgtctgactatgggggttggtgctcatctccatttctaagtcaaagagctggcattgtccgtagacacctccaaggtcatgtggccagcatgactgcatggagcaccgttacattcccgccagaggacctattgatctactcacatttgcatgttttcgaactgctaggttggcaggagctggggctaacagcgggcactcattccgctcccgggatttgaacctggcaccttttggtccgcaagttcagcaactcagcgctttaacgtactgtgccaccaggggcattgATTAACTAAATATCTATAAACTAGAGAAAATTCTATTTAGTTATATGTCTTACATTTCAGTCAAGATGATAAAAAAAGTGAGGATGATAAATTATGGAGAGTTTGATTAGGAAGATCTTAAGAAAATGGCAATGGCTCACTTGGAGAAAATGAGAATAAAAGAAGCGAGTCATTAGTTTGTATTTTTAGAATAGCAGAAAGATAATACAAGTTCCTTTCAGATCAGGCTATGTTGACCAATACATAAAAGCAATAGGAAAATTAGGATAACTTCCAAACAACCATGGCCATTGAAGAAAGCCAAGGCAAGTTAGTCATGGAATTGTAGTCCATAATGAACGGCTGGGCAGGCATTTCTCACTAAAATTATGTATAAAACACTCTGTTTTCAGTGAGCAGATCCAGTTCaacattggtttttttaaaagaagcttaCAGTACTATAgtcaaaatcaataaaacataatttgtgtgtgtgcatagaaAACTTCAGATTATCTACTCGTGGCAATCTCAAGCATTTCATATGGCTTTTTCGGTAAGGGAATACTCAGGCATGGGCTTTGCCAGTTTTTTCCTCTTaagtatagcctacagcaccaggtattccttccaagtactaaccagagctgttCCTGCTTTgctcccaagatcagatgggatctggggcATTTAGGACATTTAGGCCATTGAGCTTACCTTGTCTTCACACTGAGGGAATTGACAAGATGACCCACTAAAGTCATTTgtactttatgattctatgaagatacAATGAAGCACTAGCATAATATATATCCTGCCTACAACTACTGTGTTATGAGAAGTGGAAGTTGCTGTTATTTTATTAAAAGAATTAACACAGAGAAGTTGTCCAACTTTGCATGATGTCCCAAATGGATGCAGTCACATGTTGGGTTTACATTCCCTTAAAGTTATCAAAACATTCAGATGACATTTGGCTAATAATAAATATGGCTTTACCTTGCActatatgttttaatgttgaaATTCATCCCCTAAGGTTCTTAACTTCTTACCTGTGCTTCCTTGACCTGTCCCTAATTGTAACCACAGTAAAGAAAATGGTTTAAGGAAGCAGGAATGGAAAAAATGCAGTTGAGAGTGTATGTGTATAAAATGGGGATTAATTCTTGGTACAGATGGCTTAGATTCAGATATGTTCAGTTGCCAAAGGGGGGAAAAGACTGTGCTTGCAAACAAATAGCAGACTTGTAGCTTTTCATTTTGTGCAACATTAAATGGTTACTGAACATGATCTGATTAGAGAACATCTATTGGTTATTTTGAAGGGATTACATAGCTTTCCATTGTTGTTTCATCAGCGTGGTTAAAAGATTCAGGAAATAGTGGTTAAAGTAAACTTCAGCCTTCAACAGTAGAAGGCTTGTCTTATTAGTAATCTGATATTATAGTTTGTTTGCTGAGCCAGAAAAACAGCTACAAAATTTCCATTGAGTGTTGAAGATATGGGAGGGAAGAGCATGAGTGAATCACCTCTGCTGCTGGGTCTGTTCATTTCAGCAGAATTTGTGCACAGGATGTGTATGCTTTCTTAACATGAGACTGAAACAAATAAAGTACTTTACCAGGTAATGTCCTCTGAGTTGGATTCTCAAGCGAGTCTGACAGCAACACATTTTGGGAAAGTGTAGGGTTCTGTGCTTTTCTAGGAGCCAGATAACCTAACTGCTTGTTCCTTTCTTTTACTTGAAATTTGTGTATTTTTCCTATTGCAATAGTTACCTAGTGGTCTAAGCAACTTTCTATAGACTATATATTGGGGGTATAAAATCTGCAAGAGATATGCCTttcaataaaaactttgaaacaaTTGTTTGAAAGAATTTTCTTGCTTTGCaaaaataattgtaataaaatTGTTTGTAAATTATGCTTTTCATTGAGTGAGGATATGATGGCTATACAATTTCTTCCAGAATTCAGCAACTCTTTATTCAAACCTTGAGTGGAATTTCAGTATTTCATATATCTTTTTATATGACAAGCCACATTCTTGGATAGTATATACACTTTCTAGAAATCTAAGTGCCTGTCTTTGGTTGGTTGGTTTCTGTTACTGTATAGTGATATCTCCTTCTTTGTGATGAACATTTGCGCATAGGGTTTTGTTACCTCAACTTTTGATAACTATTCCTCTGTTACTTGTATCTTTGTTTCATCTGTGTGTGCATTTTAGTGGGAGACTTTGATAAAATCTGGCGTGAACATTGTGAGGACGAGGAAACTTTGTGTGAATACGCTGAAGCAATGAAAAACTTGGCAGACAATCACTGGACTAAAGCCAGCGAAGGAGAGGGTCGTATTGAGTGGTGCTGCAGGTAAGTCTTTGCATGGTCTAGCTAATGAGAGCATAAGACCTTTTGTAGCATTTGCAAACTTCTGTAGGAGGACAGTTTGTGGAGTTATGGTTGCTTTTGGATTTATTTGTATGTAATTGCCTTCAGATTTTGGGTATCAGCATCTTGAATTAGTAGCAGCCTTTACATTTAAGTAATTAGTAGGAGGCACACAACTGGGGGTGTCAAGATTTATGAAAGGTATTTGCTACCAGACATCTTTTTCAAGCCACATGACTGGCATCAATCTGAACTGTGGATTAAGACCAAGCATTGCCAGACATATGGGGATTAAAAGTTTTAGTTTGTTCCAGTTACACAAATAGCTCATTCTTGTTTCTAGAGCAGATGTTACCAGTGGTGATGCAGTTCTGACATCTGTAGATTATACTAGACTGCTCTGTGCAGTAACATGAAGCCCATGGGCTTGACGTATACAAGCAGATTAAAGTACTTTTGTTTCAAATGGCTGGTTTTACATTTGTCAGGTGGAATAGAGAGTTGAAGGAGAGCCTACTATAAATGGAGGCTTGATATAGAAAACATTGTGGAAGATAAAAACTGAGGAAGGAAATTGAATGTGGGAAGGAAGTGGAAATGGTGGGGTTTATAGAATTCTACAGTATAGTACAGTCCATTTCATTGCATGGGGAACTTAATGAGTTGCACTGGAGAAACAGATCTAGAAGACTCCCCAAGACAGCATCATTAATGATGtcatgaaaataatttttaaatgaaaaaaggtATAATTACAATATGTTTTAACTTACATAATAATGAAGTGCCTCATAAAAGTATGACAAAGGCTTTGGTGAATTGTCTTGCCTTTTTTGAAGTGTATCACGGGAGTATTTTCAAAATGGTGGAAAACGGAAAGCTCTGGAAAAAGATGAGAAAAGAGGAATCTTTACAAGCAAAGTTATTCCAAACACAGGCATTCATCCAACTCCAAAAACTGAAAATTCTTCAGAAAATTCAAATCATACTTCTTTAACAGATGAGTAAGTATATAATAGAAGTCAGATAATGGTTTCAGGTGTGGTTGTGGGAAGATAGTGttcttaaaacatttcaaaatgttaGTATATTCAATGAAGGAAGTAAATGTCATCAGATTTTatcattaaaatgcatttaaatgcCATTAATCCGTTCCAATCcccaatttttgttacatgttttaaaataagaaaatgtactttatgaagaacaaatgtataaatgcactttcacatggaacaataaaaaagaaagatcaacttaaaaaaggtagaagcacaaagttgtggcaaggaagcacatttgagtcaaaaaaaaaatgtgttttggccagtgtaacagcaaggcaaaatctgcacattcacatgaacaataaaaaagataaacTTTGCAATAgtaaaagcacaaagttgtggcaaggaagcacaaagaccaaagtgaagaggcagaagcatcattttcttcatagtgTACTCATGCcagccttcctccttctcttgttctctccctctctctcttcctgaagccaaacataccaggaataaaagcaCACAAAATCAGCTAACTCAAACTTTGTCAGAGCAGACAAGAGGAAAACAGAtcgcaatctcccaaagcggacaaaggcacagaggctgctcccttgaagccctaaagctctGTACTCTCACATTGGCACTCCTTCTGgctctagctcttaactcaaaatgctgtttgtatgtcaaagtgaaacccggGCCAAGtggtggctcttaactcaaaactttaagttgggacactcttaagttgaggttccactgtatgtAGGGAAAGATGGAGTAGAAATAATGTTTTAGCACTTAGAGGGAACCATCTGTTGCTTTttaatgtaatgtatgtttttatttggACCCATGTGGAACCCTCAAAATATGGAAAgctgaaaagaaggaagaagacatGGGGTGTTACCAGTAATTAACTTTTAACCTGCAAATTGTTACTTGAAGCAACatttgagattttaaaatattgcatagcaTTTTGAAAACGTAGTTTGACAAATTCTATTACTCTTTATCTAGATTGCTTCATCCTTCAGGAAAGATTAGACTACTTGATGTTGGAAGCTGTTTCAACCCATTTTTGAAGTTTGAAGAATTTTTGACTGTTGGTATTGATATTGTCCCAGCTGTTGAGGTATGGAAATTGTGAGGAGAGGTAAATAAATCCTAAAATATGAACCTTTATACACTTACTCACTAGCAATACTCATTATTTATACTGAGATGTGGTATTTTATAATCATTATATATAGCTCCCCAGCGACAATACCAAAAAAGTAAAactaataatgattataatagtGGAGTTTCTTAAAGATGGTTTTAGCTTTTCTTTTGGTACATGTAAACTTGTAAACTGGCTTTGGATAGTAAGGCTGTAGCAGAACCTAAATTGTCACTAATCTGACCAATGTTCTTCAGGTTATGGCTGTGTTGTATAATTAgttggtttattttttttaactttagttAACCATCTTTTGGGGCTGGAAATGATAAATGAAAATACCTGGGAAAAGAGGAATTGGTCAACACAATTTCAGGAAGCATTTCTTCGATGGAATGCCTTTTCTAAATGGTTGCCTTCTAGTAATCATGTGCCTTAACTAAAAGTAATATGTTatctatataatttaaaatgctaTCCAAATGGAAATTGAATGAGTTTGTTGAGTAAAATCTCTAATTGGGTTCTAACTTTACTTGAAACAATGTTTTAATAGATCCAGATGGCATTCTTAGAGTCTTTTACTGTATCTGTTTCTTCCTTTAGACTGTCTACAAATGTGACTTCTTAAACCTTCAGATTCAGCAGCCTCTTCAGCTTGCACAGGATGCCATCGATGCTTTTTTGAAACAGCTGAAAAATCCCATTGATTGTTTGCCTGGAGAGTTATTTCATGTTATAgtcttctccctccttctttcttactTCCCTTCGCCCTATCAACGGTGGATATGCTGCAAAAAAGCCCATGAACTCCTTACCTTAAACGGATTGCTACTCATTATAACTCCTGATTCGTCCCATCAGAATCGCCACGCCATGATGATGAAAAGCTGGAAAATTGCTATCGAATCCTTGGGTTTTAAACGTTTCAAGTACTCCAAGCTCTCTCACATGCATCTAATGGCATTTAGAAAGATCTCTCTCAAAACAACTAGTGACTTGGTAAGCAGGAACTACCCAGGAATGTTGTACATCCCCCAGGATTTCAACAGTATAGAAGATGAGGAATTTTCTAATAATTCCTGCTATATCCGATCAGATGCTGAAGATGAACAACTTGCATATAGTTTCATGGAACTCCCAGACGCTCCTTATGACTCAGACTCAGGGGAGAGCCAGGCCAGCTCTATTCCTTTCTATGAGCTAGAAGACCCTATATTGCTTCTAACTTAGTGTAACAGTTAAAATCTACTTTGAAGTCCAAGCTCCATTTACTGTAAAACTAATCTTGCTAAACTGACATCTGCTCTGCACATAAAACATTTGTGGAAAGGAAGTACAAAAAGATTTCCTAAAACTGTCACTATTTTTTTCTActtctgaattttaaaatttattcttGTATTGAAAAGTTGAAGTGTGTGTGTTATGCAGAATGGCTCATGTGATCGCATGAACAGGGTTTGATTTACTATTTGTATCAGTAAAATATTCCAGAAAGGTACGgtttatcctttcctccagtgctgTGAAGCTGTGATTCTGAAATATATACCAATGTAtcttgatttgattttttttttttactttctgcaTTGGTTGAGATTCATGCTAGCATTTCTCAGTTGTTTGAGCATAAAAGATAATATGCACTGGTGATGCCTAAGAAAGAGACTTAGCTTTTGACTtgaaaaaacaacaatatatagaAAGAACAGAGTTTAGTGTGAATTGATCTTGATCTAGTGAAATGCAAATGTCTGCTTAATAACTTGTCTGTAACGTTGCAACTGGAACATTTTGTAGGATACCATCCTCTCTGTCCTCAGAAAAATACATAACATTCAGGTTTAGCTCTCTGCTCCCACTTCTGATAGAATATTAGAATATTCTAACATTTCATACAGTACTGTTTTACACCGCATTATGCAGCAAAGTGTTCAAGTAGGAAATGTGAACTTTCAAAAGTTTTGCATTAAATGATATTGGCAAATGTTTGATAATCCTGATCTTGTAGACATTAATATTTTTCTTTGCAATGTGTCCCATCAACTGTAAgtgaaaataatacaattttggaAAGCTTTCTAGAAGCTAatcttcatatatttttaaaagatatttggaATCAAAGGAATCAGTTTCTTTGatagtaattttaaaaagtactttGTTCACAATATGCTGAAACAAACCCCTTTTAACCAAGTTTGCTTTACTTCCTGCACTATTCTCAACTGCATCACATTTTTTAACTGTAAGAATTGCATACATATGCTTCAAGCCAACACTTAACAGGaaaatgattttttattattattataaaggtgCAAAACCATTTCTCTATCAAGTATTCGCATGAAGCATTTGTATTTGTGTGACTCCGGGTTTTGGCCAGTACATGTTCTGTAGTTTCAAAAAGATAGTGTTAACATTAAGCAGGTTAGCCAAGTGCCATTTCAGGAGTATCACCACACAGCTTGAAAGGTAGAGAGGGGAGTGTGGTTTCTTTATGAAATACAGTGTACACTCTCCAACCAAAACTTTGCACTAAAGTTTCACAGTTGACTTCTGCATTTGCTTTTTGCATAATGTGCTAGGtagttcatatataaaaatagtcATAAATGGTGATGTCGCTTTGTATGAAAGCATTTTCTTTAAGCTCTTGTAACTGATCTTTAAAAAGCCCCAAAATGTCCTGATTTTGTTTTCAAGCATTTGTATTTGTGTGACTCCGGGTTTCTTTAAAAAGCCCCAAAATGTCCTGATTTTGTTTTCAAGCAGTAATCCTACTAAACTTTTTTTCATAATACAAGATCTAAATACTTCTTGGAATAGCAGCCTCAGCTT from the Anolis carolinensis isolate JA03-04 chromosome 5, rAnoCar3.1.pri, whole genome shotgun sequence genome contains:
- the bmt2 gene encoding S-adenosylmethionine sensor upstream of mTORC1 — translated: MAAGPVAKETTLPSMPREASSNASRDPANFTSSAPCLEFSSAAAAPFLREEPGERAMELQAGAYRDASASAPPRERERKLQQEKLSGVVKSVHRRLRKKYREVGDFDKIWREHCEDEETLCEYAEAMKNLADNHWTKASEGEGRIEWCCSVSREYFQNGGKRKALEKDEKRGIFTSKVIPNTGIHPTPKTENSSENSNHTSLTDELLHPSGKIRLLDVGSCFNPFLKFEEFLTVGIDIVPAVETVYKCDFLNLQIQQPLQLAQDAIDAFLKQLKNPIDCLPGELFHVIVFSLLLSYFPSPYQRWICCKKAHELLTLNGLLLIITPDSSHQNRHAMMMKSWKIAIESLGFKRFKYSKLSHMHLMAFRKISLKTTSDLVSRNYPGMLYIPQDFNSIEDEEFSNNSCYIRSDAEDEQLAYSFMELPDAPYDSDSGESQASSIPFYELEDPILLLT